The Phaseolus vulgaris cultivar G19833 chromosome 5, P. vulgaris v2.0, whole genome shotgun sequence genomic interval CCATTCttattaaaaacagaattttgtGAACCCAACagtgtttcaagattttctctccCCTTGGTGAAATTTGACAATGTTTTTAGTAGatattcaacctgtttttccagtttcttacagttttcacaggtttttATGGATGCATGCAGACATGTTAATTTAAGACTGACCAAATCAGTTTTAGCTCTGTGTAATTCTTCCTCAAGAGCCTTAACATTAGGTTCCAATACCCTATTTACTTTGTTCAGTTTGTTACATATAACAACCAatctatttgcttcatcatgtgtttccttaaaagcAATTAATAGCTTATCATAACTTTCAGAATCAGTTGAAAAATCACTTACCGAATCAGATACtgatccttcatcattcaccatgaagcacagaTTTGCTTTTTCACTTCCAGTTGAAGAATCACTTgttgaggatacatcattttcttcccacgAGATATAAGCTCttattcctttgcctctttcactcttcttgtttgctgttttttctttgttttgattgtttgggcAATCAACCTTTATATGACCTAGTTTGCCataaccaaagcaagtataactAGAAGAATTTGAGTCATTGGATTTTGAGTACCTTTTCATTTGTTGAGTTTTGTCTCGGTTCTTCCTTTTAAGGAACCTGTTGAATTTTCTAGTGAGCAGACTCAAGGTTTCATCATGTTCAAAATTCttctcttcctcacttgtatcatgttccatggtagtctTTAAGGCAATTCCTTTGGCTCTTTTCTCtattgtttcttgttctttcaatcttttgagTTCTAACTCATGTTCTATCAATGTTCCAAAGAGTGCAACAGtagacatcttggataaatctctggattcagagattgttgttaccttaggctgccagctcctatcaaggcatttcagcacctttatgttgagctcttccttgtTATAGACCTTACCAAGACTAGTGACATGATTCACAATATGTGTAAaccgtttctgcacatctgcaatgcTCTCTTCTGGTTGCATCCTAAACAGCTCATATTCTTGAATGAGTGAATGCTTCCTTGAACGTTTCACATCATCCGTGCCCTCATGGGTTACTTCCAgcacttcccacatctccttaacTGAGTTGCATTGGGACACTCTAAAGAATTCATCCATATTCAATGCAGAGGTGATGACGTTCTTGGCTAGAGAGTCATATTGAGCCTTTttcctttcactttcactccaatcagaccaaggcttcttcacTATTTCATCTTtaacaacctgcataggtataaaaggtccactgaccactgcatccctaatacccatgtcaatagattccatgaagatcttcattctaattttccagaagGCATAAttcacaccaccaaacataggaggtctattaatagcaCCTTCaacaaaaggcattttaaactcaaacataattcatacacttgagcaaaatacaagccctagctcttgataccaattgatgggtctattagtgtctaaattcaagaggggaggggtgaattgaagttataaaattttcgcaaacacAAACTGGTTTTTTCAGTTtatcagaggaaaaagaaaaaattgattttagaatGAACATATTGATTCTTCACAACACTTTAACACAAACAAAACATATTCATATCAGAATTGAGATCAAACAGTGAAATATGGCAAAAGCATATTGGTTCACTTTTAACagttttgaagaacacaaaataTGCCAAAAGAACAATCAAGAGTATTCAACACAAGGCTTTAAAGACAATGAATCCTTAACAAGGATTTAATGAAGAAAACTATTCTTCCTTTAACCAATTACAAACTTATGTTCAAAAGCTTTGTTTATGATTGAAGAACTTTTCTAGATCACGAAGAACATTTTTTATTAAGCCCGGAATTAACAGGTTTATTTTCAAGTAAACAGATTTCGTTTTTGACAGATTAAACAAAAACCATAAACGAGTGCAGGGTTGAAAAGATTTATGCAagcacagtttatactggttcactcataaatagctacatccagtttcacctcactccaaggtgaaatccactaaaaatCAATTCCAAACAATTACAACACAATAGTTATTGAAActtacaagaacaatacaaacaaagctggaaaaaaaaaccctatttcagcacaccttgcactccaagaaaccctatcaagagtgactaacacttacacctttacaaacaagaataaaggaaggataacacctgaaaagaagatgcaagaactcaaaaccagtagttcaattgtTGCAGAAccgcaccagcaccttcaccaagatcaaggtTTTCCTAGACAACACACTTGAAGctccctttggaaaacctttcaaaaactcaattcaatccttcttctcacatagaaagTTTTTAAGCTCTGTCAAAATCGTGATTGCTCAACAACTCTTTCATGTGAGAAAGActtttcaatttataaaaaacagtttctaacaacttttcaaaaaccagttaaaaagttgttataaaaacaagttgatttaaaaacaaatagatTGTCTTTCAGGAAAAccgccagctcagcttaactgaaataactaactgAACTGCATTTTGGGTGCCCTAACCAACTttcgaaaaacctttcagcaaaccaaaaataaacctattcttttacaaagaaacaaatttatttttgtgcagtatccttattttttagaaaactctaaaaagctttttgaaaaccaTTTGATCACTTTatgtgcttgatcttactaccttgattaGGTATCTATGAtaggtcatgtagcaaaaggcaaccttaaacACACACTATCCtaaatacaagatcatctaaaacacattacaatcttcaaagcaaactagttattttctacatcaaacacactaagactaggtagagaagaagcttcatccatcttcaacacctccctctcgtttaaggacatatattctaacaattggcatcaagtgctaagttcttgaaagttattcaagttttcgatcctaaatcttttttctatggctgaaaaactaccttttggggagggtgcctcaattaacaaaccacctctgttttgtggactgaattatcaattatggaaggttagaatgaaattctttgttgaatctatagatagaaaaatctggaatgttataacaaatagctatctcattcctatatctgaaaatgtttcttctgaaagagaacatcttgattgtgtagctatgaacatcactgtatctgcacttgattctaatgaattgctcaaggtttcataatgtagttctgccaaagaaatgtggaatacccttgaagagtataacaagaatccaaggagtgccttGATGGACAAAGAAAAATCTTTTgctgaatctttctcttcagaatccagaaaggaggtttgtcttatgacaaaagaagaatttggatcaagtcaagtaagaatgaaaagaaagcaaaataaaaaataagtcaatttgtgtttgatggtcaaagaagaagatgatgcaagtagtgtaagttcttgtacttctttaaatgctgaaaattatagtcaacttcttcaagcctttaatgaaactcataaggaagctaataggttggccctTTTAAATAAACGGTTGAAAGTTTTAAATAACTCGTTGGAAAATATAGTCAAgactttggaagaagagttgaaccatcaaaaacagattttgaaagtttggaaatgatttacaaaaactcttcttgcaagtgtgattctagcttttgtgaaaattgtgaatcacttgaaaagaaagtccactaccttttaaaaaccatggacaagtttttcaaaggccaatccaatcttgaaaTTGTTATTgcttctcaaaaatgtgtttcgGTAAGGAtgggttggggtttaatccaaacagcaagaacaaatctgtttcaaaacctttttcaagtttctttgaaaaacaacctgttgttttatcgaaacaaccggttgaaatttgtcattactgcatgaaaaggggCCACACTATTAGATTATGCAAAGTAAGAAggttttttgttcctaaaggtattttaaaatgggttcctaaggtttctaaggttcctaagactcctactaacatcataggacccaaattcataaggggaccaaatcttgcttcttaatcttttcttgtaggGATCTTTAGCAGCCAAGAATTATCTTTGGACTTGAAGAATGACTACTAAAGGGAAAATATTCTTTCTAGACTTCCAATTACCGTTGTGTACAAAGCCTAGTTTTCATGAAGACCAAGAGAAGTTTCTTGATTATGGACAACGACTCACTGAAAGAACTAAATTTTcaaaaggataagactttccttgtttttatgttcttctcttgaatttttctttaattctgtagtatgaaaaatattgattGATGTCTTCATCTTTCATCTATGTAATGTGAATATGAAGTTTATCCTTCTGATTCATCTTTTCCTGTCAATTCTGCATCTTCATGACTTGTCAAATTCTTCATGTGCTTTTATGTGAAATCTGCCACTGAGTGACGTGCCACTACGTAGTCTAGGACCAAACTCTCTTTCTTGAAGACTGAAAGCAACTAAATTCCAAGGATTGGAACTGTTTTTTGTGAATATATAAACTCATATGCAGTTGTTTctcttcacaaaaacaacccattgcGACTTGTCTTGCTGGTTTTCAAATCTACCAAAAGTCTCATTCTATTTTCtagtttttctctttgccttc includes:
- the LOC137834037 gene encoding MAR-binding filament-like protein 1 produces the protein MPFVEGAINRPPMFGGVNYAFWKIRMKIFMESIDMGIRDAVVSGPFIPMQVVKDEIVKKPWSDWSESERKKAQYDSLAKNVITSALNMDEFFRVSQCNSVKEMWEVLEVTHEGTDDVKRSRKHSLIQEYELFRMQPEESIADVQKRFTHIVNHVTSLGKVYNKEELNIKVLKCLDRSWQPKVTTISESRDLSKMSTVALFGTLIEHELELKRLKEQETIEKRAKGIALKTTMEHDTSEEEKNFEHDETLSLLTRKFNRFLKRKNRDKTQQMKRYSKSNDSNSSSYTCFGYGKLGHIKVDCPNNQNKEKTANKKSERGKGIRAYISWEENDVSSTSDSSTGSEKANLCFMVNDEGSVSDSVSDFSTDSESYDKLLIAFKETHDEANRLVVICNKLNKVNRVLEPNVKALEEELHRAKTDLVSLKLTCLHASIKTCENCKKLEKQVEYLLKTLSNFTKGRENLETLLGSQNSVFNKNGLGYNSGMKKNVKKLSSFFVPSKTGFSSLNNSNIMHTAS